DNA sequence from the Grus americana isolate bGruAme1 chromosome Z, bGruAme1.mat, whole genome shotgun sequence genome:
TCAGCTCCCACATGGGTCCAGGTCCTCCCCAGCATGGCTGTGGGGCGAGTGAGGACCTGGGTGGCCCCTGCCGCCGAGAGCACCCAGCTGGTGCAGGGGGTCCCGGCTGGGGGGATCTCTGCggcaggcacagcagcaccGAGGGGGCTGCGGAGCAGAAGGCAGCCCCCTCGGCCAGCCCCGTCCTCACCCCAGGGCTGGTGGGCGGGCGGGTGGTCCGTGGATTGTCCATTGCAGTGAGTCAGTCATCAGTGGGAAAGGCATCCGTCCTAGGGGAGAGGAAGGCAAGGAGGGAGCGGTGAGGTGGAGACGGTCTCAGCAAGTGTGCCCACCCCAGCCGGGGGGCTGTTGCCTTGCATGACATGCCTTGCCCGTCCCCAAGCATTGCCTTGCCCcaccagctgcagaaagaaatctgattttaaGGCAAGCACAgaccaggaggagctgtgcccTAAGCGCCTCCAGCAATGGCTGTGGCAACCCTCCCAGGCTTGGCACTGGGAGCTGGACGCCCACCCTCCTACAGGGAAGGATCTGGGATGGGGGGCAGAACCCTCACCCCATCACCCTGctgcccccccacaccccgccTACCTCTTCAGGCCTGACTTAGACCCGCTGCCGCTTCTGCCGCTTGGGTCTGCCCCCGGAACGTGAGGACTGTCccttcttcttgtccttcttgTCGTTCTTCACCTTCTTGTCCAGGTTCTGCATCAACTTCTGGATGGCGGGGTCGGTGGGTGAGGCACAgattttcttattcttcttgGTGGTAAAcctgggggtgcaggcagaAGGGTTTGctggggggtgggcagggaggaggacaCAGGGAGGAAGGGCTTGGCTGGAACCAAACAGCTCTGGATGGTCCTGACTGCAGCAGGGTACTCACACAACAGCACGCAGCAAACATCCCAGCTCGGGTCCTTGGAGGCTGTAGGACTTCACCAAGTTGCTGGGGATGGCTTTCCGGCTGTGCTTCAGGCAGCAGTCCGAGGCTGAGCTGCCAATGCCTGGGGGCAAGGGCGGAACATGGGATTTTGGACCCTCACCAAGCCAGGGCACCTTCCCAGCCCCAGGGGAGCACAGCACAGCCGGCTGATGGCACAGGGCTTGCTGGGTGTCAGTCGTGGAAGAGGTGCTGGGGCAGCATGTGAAGGCGGGAGCACTCAACCGCAGTACCCAGTTGCAGGTTGGACCCTGCCCCAGGATATGTGACATCAATTTCACTGCCAggggaggggaaactgaggcagagacaGGCTCCTTCCAAAGGGACTAAACCTCATTCTCTGACCTGCCCCATTCACCTTGGAGTTCTGCTGCCCTACCAgccctgtgcacacacacacgtgctcCCAAGTCAAGCAAGCACTGCAAGCCAATACCACACACCAACTACAcgtgcacacaggcacacacgCTACACATGACTGCTCTGCAAACCCCACACCCCCAGCCATGCACACACCCAAATGCAACACAACCCCCCCGCCATGCACTGTGACCGCaccacccagcaccctgcagagACCCCACTAAGCACCcatcccctgccccatcccacccacaggcaggcaggagggcttTGTGCCCCTCACCTTGAGCCGGGGCGATGAGgagggcagcagccaggaggagCAGTGGCAGGAGGAGGCGCAGAGCCATGGTGAGTGCCACGGGTGCTGAGCTGGGcaaggctggggagcaggacgCGCACTGCTGCCTCGTGTCGAGGCTGCTTCTATTTATCTCTGGacactttgctttcattttcgaccagcctggcaggcagcccACCAGACAGCCAAGGGCTGGGTGATGGACAAGAGGGAGGGTGGGATATTCTTGTAAGCTGTGAGCCCCCCCTTTACAGACACGTCCTGTCTTGTTCCCAGCTGCTCATCACGGCACAGGGTGCCAGGTGGGGTGCACGCCGGAGACACGGCCCCCATCATGGCTAGATGAGTTTGTGGGCTCCTGTTTCCTATCTGGTTCTGCAACCTGCCACTACCTGCTCTTGGTGGGTCAGGTGTTGCTGCTtgcctgttttttcccccaaacaggAATCTGGGCGGGTGGCCAAGCCATTAGGGAAACAAAAGAGTCAAACTGTTTTGCTTCCCCACCTCGTGAGCCAAGCCACTCACTCCACACAGGTGAGAATGTGCTCAGAGTGACCCCACATCCAGCCCCCTGAGCCTCCATCCCCCTCCAGCTGCCTCAGGGGCCTCCCCACAGAACTGAACACATCTGCAGGGCTGGACTGCAAATGAGGCCTGGGGAGATAGCACAGCCCACCGTGCATTGGTGCTAATGCCAAATTGTGGGgagctgaggatgagccaggaCCTCAACTGGCTGGAGGAGCGGGCTGACAGGAACATTCTGAGGTTCAACACAGGCAAAATATGAAGTCCAACAGGTGGGACGGTGTGACCCCACACAGCCAGGCAGTTTGGGCATGGCTGGCAAGATGGGGGCTATGCAGGAGCAGACCTGGAGGAGCTGGATAGGAGCCCTCAGGGCACCCCTGTGGTGGCAAAGGCCACCCAAAGAGATGGACATGTGGCTGGACCAAGCCCTAAGCAACCTGGTGAAACACCGGTCCTGTTCTGAGCAGGGGATGGCCAGAGACCTCCACATTTTCATGCAATTCCCAGGGCATGGTCTGGGTAGAAGTTTCAGAACcactttgggcaacctgttccagtgcttgaaaTGTTATCATgttgaaaacattttccccaTTATTTAATTGGAATTTCCCTTGATGTGTCTGGTGCCactgcctctctccctgccccaggacTCCTCCAAGAAGAATTGGGAACCGATATCTCTCCAGCCCCGCCGGGCAGCCGGCAAGGAGCCCCCTTGGCCATCCCATCCCCAGCTTCACCACCCCACTGCTCGCATCCCCTCTTCACCTGCCCTGGCCTCCAGCTCCTcagccagccccgctcccacTGCTTGTGTCAGCCGTGTCCTGGGAGCCCCGATGGGATGCAGAGCTGTCATGGGGTCTCCCCAATGCCGGTTGGGGagagccccttccccagccccgctgcctgcgcCCTGGGGTGCAGCCCCAGGACTTTTCACCGTTTCCTGATAAGGACCCTCATAAACAGTTATCAAGGGCAATGAGTAACCCAGGGGGAGACCAAAGTCCCAGCTGCTGTACAAAGCAGAGCCACGATAAGATGCTCAGGCTCTCAGCCCCTCAGCGGGGAGGGGGCAATGCTGGCATCATGGTAGGGGGGGCTCACCAACAACTgccctgcagccttctcttggGCAAGGAGACCAGCAAGCTGCAGTGGCTTGCTGCCTATCTCAAGGAAAAGTTGGGTGTCTGGGGCAGCATGGGATCCAGAGCTGCGCTCCTGCACCTTCCCCCATCACCCACGCAGAAGAGAAAGTAAGCTCTCatgctgggcgggggggggggggcaatgcccagatgggggggggggcagctcccCATGCACTCATGCAGCATGGAGGTTGATGTGGTCTCAGGCACCAGCCACTGGGGCATGCAGCAGTAACAGGCCATGGGCAGAGGCAGGTTGCCTGTCGGTGCCTCTCCCCAGGGTGCCAGGCAGCATGGGAAACTGGTTCTTGGAGACATCCTATGTGCTGTCACCCATCCCCTGAACCCCAAAGCACTGGTGGCATCAGGACAGGGCAGGAAAAGGAGAGCCACACTGgcttttactgctttttcagcCTTTATTTGTACAACCTCTCCAGGCAACAGTGCCCAACTGAGCTCCTGGGTGAACCCTTGCCCTTGGCACATCTGGGACACCATCCTGCTGCAGATCCATgagctggagaagctggggGAGCACTGATCCCATAGCCATCCACCCTGGTGAAGTGTTTCGCCTATGTGGCATAAGGACAAGGGATGTGGAAGGATGTTGCCCCTAGCACGGACCAGTCCAACCCAGGGCTCCCTCGACTCCAAAGGAGCCCAGGAGAGATCTGTGGTCCCATTGTGGAGCCCAGCTCCCTTCCTTGCCCAGTCCCAGTCCCAGTTGTGGCAGCAGGCACCTGGAAAGTCCCTGGCTCTCTGCATGTTTTCAAGACACCGCAGCAGTATCCTCTGGCCAGAAGCCAGCCCCAAATATGGTCCGAGCTGATTAGTAGGGTCAGGGCATCAATCTTTGGCAAGCCTCTGGTTGCTGCAATTTGCATGCCAAAGAAAGCAGCTAGCTGAGCAGACCCTCACTCCAATCGCTCCAGGGAAGGTGGATTTGAGAGGACCCAGGAGGGAACAAACTAAGCGCAGGAGTACTCGGCCATTGCTCTGGCTGAGCAACGTAGATGCACCTGCATGCCTGATCAGCAGGGCCCCGTGGAAACTGCCATGGACGTCTGTGCCCCATCTCCCTTCCTGCCTCCCTTCCTTCAGAGCCCCCAGttcactccttcctccccaaGTGCTTTGGTCTGTCACCTGCCCCCCCAACCCAGGGAGCTTCTGGCAATGAGAGGGGTGAACATCCCTGTTTGCAGGGGCATCGCAAAGCAGACTGAACTTTTGGGATacagaggagctgctggggatgtggggtggAGGCAAGGCTTTTTAGTGTCCTCCAACAccagcagcctccagcagctgctctgaccAGGCACAATTTCTTGCACACACCCACATAAACTTATTTCTCACCAGCTTGGGCTCCTGCAGCCACCAGCCTTTTCCCACAGCTCAGAGGTGCAGGATGAAGGCAGACACAGCGGGGAGGGGGTCATAATGAGGCAAGGTGCCCCTCTGCAGTGTCTCAGCTACAGGGAAGTCCACTCTGCCCCTGGGGTCTGTCAGACACCATGCAGGGCCTTTGCAACAGGGCTTCATGCAATGGTGCCTCCAGCTACCCCCATGCTCAGGCAGCCCAGCTCAAGCTCTCCACGCATCCCTGTGGTGGTGGGACCTCCAcactgcaggaggaggggagggtcTCCTACACAGAGCCTACAGTGTCCCTGCACACCGCGTGTGCAAAGGCAGCAGGACCATAGCAAAGGTCACCAAAATGCTTTGCTTGTGAGCCTTTCCCAGACAGTGAAACCACTGTGGCAGCTTGTAGGGACTCACTCAAGCCTCCATCCCAAATGCTTCCCATGTTTGCACCCTGCATCCCAGCACCAGACCCTGGAGTTCACCTATGAATTACTTCCCTGGCTTCCAGCATCTTAGTTTCCTGGCATCTCACCCAGTAATGCCATGAGATCCTCTCCCCAGTCCCTCAGTCCTCTGTccatccagctctgggctgcccTTCAGCCCTGCAAAAGcccccagctcttccctgctTAACCAGACAGCAGGGTCTGCACCCCGGGTGGcttggggctgggagcagaggcttCTCGGGTGCACACACGGACTGAAGACATCGAGGGGAACCAACCGGGGGGCTGGGAATTTCCAAATCCTTCTGGATGCTGCCTCCAAGTTAAAGTCACTGTTAACAGGAACAGGGTCGCGCAGCTCTGCTCAACCCGCTGACCAGCAAATTCCTTCCTGCAGAGGCCTGGATTCCCAGGACCCAGCACAGAGGTAGTTTGCAAAGCCCAGCGTGGAAAATCCCCATGactgggaaggggagcaggctgcctgccaggcacacCGTATAGAAATGCCGTATAGTGAAACGGTCCTCGGGAAGCGGGAAAGAATTGCTGGAAGCCAGCGGCACACAAGCCGGGCAGGCTCCCCGCTGGCTGCCGCGCCGTCCCCCGGCGTTCGGCAAGGCTGATGGGAAGAGCGGGATGAGCACAACGTGCTGGGAAGGGCAGGCAAGCCAGCTCTCCGGGAGTCCCCTCCCCGCACATGGGCGCTGGGCTTGGAGAGGGTCTTTGACCAGAAGTtttcccacacacaccccccccaggtGGAAATTTGGTTTCCCAGCTGGGTACCGGTACAAGGAGTTAACCCTTTGTTTGCTAGTGCACCTGCAGAGTGTCTCAGCCGCTTTGGGGCAGGACAGGTTCGCTGCTGGAAAATGTGCAGGGAGGTAGCGAGTGAGCTGAGAGGGACCTGAGCGGGGTGCCTTCTCCTACAGCATCCTCTGCATGGCAAGTGGCACTGCCCGTAGTGCTCCCTCAGACCCAGATGCAAGGAGCTGGGCAGGATCTGTGTTTTGTCTCCCTGTGGAAGGCATGTGGTCAAGGCTGCTcggctctccctcctcctgatCCAGGCATTACCCAACACATGGGATCCTTTGGGCTCGAGCTGTTGTGAGCATGCACATTTGTCACTACGTCACCAGGAAATACCTTCAGTGCTGAAAGGGGTGATGGCTCAGACCCTGTCCGTCCAGCACGGTGGAGACCTCCATGGGGTTGCTGAGGTTCGCGGTGGAAAGGGGACACAGCAAGAAGCTCCTGCTCTTGGCAGAGATGCTAGACCAGAGAGCAGCAGACACCGCAGGGAAGAGGGGGTCAACTGGTGTTTGCATAACCCTCCAAAAACTGGGCCCCTCTCAGCCCTTCCACCAGCCCTCCCTCTTCCACCGAGAAGCACATCAATCCTCCATCCAGAAGTCCCACGGTTGCTCAAACAGCAGCGTGAAATTTAGTGGAAACTGCTGGTGCCAACCCAACCTTTGCTGGAAGCGGAGATGTAACAAGTCATAAATCCTCTCACGGTGAAGTAAGCAGCAGCCCCCAAAGCCAGGCGCGGCGTGCGTGCCAGCCGAGCCAGGAGCTCTGCGCGGTTCAGAATGGGTGGGTTGGCTGGGCTCTGTCCGGCCAGGGATGTGCACACACGTACGCTTTGTGCAAAGGCATTGTCCTGGTGTGTGAATTCAGATACTCAGgaagctgctgggaaaaaaggTGGATGAGTGTTGTCAGAGAGGAAACTGGGCCTTCTCCATCTCGGTACATTGGACTTTGTACTTGACACCAGGCAGATCCGTGCTGCAGATGCCCAGTGTCCACCCAGGAGCCCGCTCTGCCCCGTGCTTCTGGAACAAGCTGAGCTCCACGGGCTGGAGAGCCCACATCCAGCCtccagagaaaacagcagctggCACACACAGCAAGTTCATCAGGAGCAGGGAAATGGAAACGGAGCAATTAAAGATGGCTGAAgggaaatgaagcaaaacatcAAGAAGGCTCTGGAGAGTTTGCAGAAGACATTAGAGCAGCACGTAAACTAAGAACTGGATATGCTTCAGCTGCGACTGGAAAACACCCAAGAAGGGCTCTGCTCCTGGGGATGGCTCAGCTGGCCCCTCAAACCAGGGAAGCAACCACCCAGCACTCAGGCAGCCGTAGAAAAtgcaaaaggcagagagaaaacaaagagaaaggagaCGAAGCCCAACAGGGCTAGGAGCTGCCGGGCACCGACACCAGGCAAAGACCTGCCACGTTTCCTGCCAGCTTCATGGGCCACAACCATCTGGACTTGGCATTAGAGGGAGCACCGGTGCCAGGAGGACACCTGAACAGCAGCTGGCCAAGCCCTTCCCAGCAGCGTGCACGGAAAGGAAACAGCTGCTGGAAGGGACGGAAACGGCGGGGGGGCTCTGGGAGCCCCGCTCCGCTATGGACAGGTCTCATCCTGCCCGGATATAATTAAAAGATAGGAAGAAGTTATATACTCCATACCTAAATATACCTGGTCATTAACAGTAActcagagcagcagagcagagtgaTGGAGCTGTCAAAACCCTGCAACAGCTGACTCCACCGTGGGGCCAGCGCTTGAAGATGTGAGAAGTTACCTGAGGCTCATTTTGGCACCCAGGCAAATGGGAGTAACGCAGAGGGGATGTCTTGCACCACCAAGGAGACCTGCATGATGCACAGCAAACTCCTCCCAGGGACACACAGAGCAGGGACTAACATGAGTGCACCAAAGACCTGGGGCCATTTGATCTGGTCATCAATTTGGTATTTCCAAAAGGA
Encoded proteins:
- the CCL21 gene encoding C-C motif chemokine 21 — its product is MALRLLLPLLLLAAALLIAPAQGIGSSASDCCLKHSRKAIPSNLVKSYSLQGPELGCLLRAVVFTTKKNKKICASPTDPAIQKLMQNLDKKVKNDKKDKKKGQSSRSGGRPKRQKRQRV